One Eremothecium cymbalariae DBVPG#7215 chromosome 2, complete sequence DNA window includes the following coding sequences:
- the DSE4 gene encoding endo-1,3(4)-beta-glucanase (similar to Ashbya gossypii AGL208C): MLFLNFLLYAGLASSMFTYFNIYFSFHYVFNTIVPTPTIPSMELLPPEPTGVANPNDYSDVSIPEDSDSSDKYSPIDLFKPIAIDDPPSIFPRYQSALDLPPGVSNDGPYGTNEFYTNLIVGSQNQRAFVLPYVVWKHRSDGFGLAVSHTVKYPNLIGYSGAGRFSSINSTTAVADLVFSAHSFTESRSLFEVSELGPSSCRVTIRDRATSDYLDIPLVQGMGFTTGIYHGSLVAKLHSEVGFKRLIKEYSGDTVIGTSKYRITLNNGVQWLVYVSFPREYLFRYFDFWFHLKIFDAKTIIASSPMSGLIIQVAEAPKDRNMEISYDRSAGMYVTKFELQGVSDRTRAEYSFEYTTIGDSKSGLPIVFALPHHLRMLTPESLAATTNIQCQTNTKGIMTGFLTKSLKFVNHLESKVSWLPYNSQADLKYSSKQLNLLSRVANKELQVDVLSSITGLNTYFGGKIIDKFAYILLTVSEILDDKNLTLKALDSMKSVFDVLLANKQTYPLFYDIKFGGVASTADLGSYQSFIDFGNTYYNDHHFHFAYLIHAAAVIGYVDGKHNGTWAHDNKEWVNALIRDVANPSNEDTYFPVSRMFDWYHGHSWASGLYENPRGRNQESSSEDLNFAYAMKMWGKVIGDTSMELRGDLMISIMKESFNSYYLYSDDNEIEPAQLVKNKVSGILFEDMIDYTTYFGTNIEYIHGIHMLPIIPASSETRGPKFVAEEWNQKLSGIVDELNTGWRSILELNRALYDPKASYNFFAQKNVSYADYLDSGLSRTWALAFSGGLANTSDLL, from the coding sequence ATGTTGTTTCTAAATTTTTTACTCTATGCTGGTTTGGCGAGTTCGATGTTCACGtatttcaatatatatttttcattcCATTATGTCTTTAATACCATTGTACCAACACCAACAATTCCTAGTATGGAACTGCTGCCTCCAGAACCGACTGGAGTAGCAAACCCCAATGACTATTCAGACGTATCTATACCTGAAGATTCTGACAGTTCAGACAAATATTCTCCAATTGATTTATTTAAACCAATTGCAATTGACGACCCTCCATCTATATTTCCGCGATATCAAAGCGCATTAGATTTACCACCTGGTGTTAGCAATGACGGTCCATATGGAACAAATGAGTTCTATACTAATTTAATAGTTGGATCTCAAAACCAGCGAGCTTTTGTTCTCCCATATGTGGTCTGGAAGCATAGGTCTGATGGGTTCGGCCTTGCCGTTAGCCATACTGTTAAATATCCAAATTTAATTGGTTATAGTGGTGCAGGAAGGTTCAGTTCAATAAACAGTACGACAGCCGTTGCAGATCTTGTTTTTTCAGCACATTCCTTTACTGAAAGTAGATCTCTGTTTGAAGTAAGCGAACTTGGGCCATCCAGTTGCAGAGTTACAATTCGAGACAGGGCAACCTCCGACTATTTGGACATACCTTTAGTTCAAGGTATGGGATTTACTACTGGTATATACCATGGTTCTTTGGTTGCCAAGTTGCATTCTGAAGTTGGTTTCAAACGGTTAATTAAGGAATATTCGGGTGATACAGTTATTGGTACCTCCAAGTACCGCATTACGTTAAACAACGGTGTTCAATGGTTAGTTTATGTTTCATTCCCTAGAGAATATCTTTTCAGATACTTTGACTTTTGGTTTCACCTTAAAATTTTTGACGCCAAAACAATTATTGCATCTAGTCCTATGAGCGGTCTCATTATACAGGTCGCCGAAGCGCCTAAAGATAGGAACATGGAAATTTCCTATGATCGATCAGCCGGAATGTATGTTACAAAATTTGAACTCCAAGGTGTTTCTGACAGAACTAGAGcagaatattcttttgagTACACCACAATTGGCGATTCAAAATCTGGTCTTCCCATAGTGTTTGCTCTACCTCATCATTTGCGTATGCTAACGCCTGAAAGTTTAGCCGCCACTACCAATATCCAGTGCCAGACGAACACTAAAGGGATTATGACTGGATTTCTCacaaaatctttgaaatttgtGAATCACTTAGAAAGTAAAGTTTCCTGGCTGCCATATAATTCTCAAGCTGATCTAAAATATTCTAGCAAACAGCTGAATCTGCTGTCACGGGTAGCCAATAAAGAACTCCAAGTAGACGTGCTTTCTTCTATAACCGGTTTGAACACTTATTTTGGAGGTAAAATAATAGATAAGTTTGCTTATATTCTCTTAACAGTATCAGAGATACTCGATGATAAAAATTTGACATTGAAAGCATTAGATTCTATGAAATCTGTGTTTGATGTACTATTAGCTAACAAGCAAACATATCCACTTTTCTACGATATTAAATTTGGGGGTGTCGCGTCAACAGCTGATCTAGGTTCATATCAATcatttattgattttggGAACACATATTATAATGACCACCACTTTCATTTTGCATATTTGATCCATGCCGCAGCGGTTATTGGCTACGTTGATGGAAAGCACAATGGGACGTGGGCACACGATAATAAAGAGTGGGTCAATGCTTTGATTCGTGATGTTGCAAATCCCTCGAATGAAGACACATATTTCCCTGTGTCCCGCATGTTCGATTGGTACCATGGCCATTCTTGGGCATCTGGTTTATATGAAAATCCTAGGGGAAGGAATCAAGAATCCAGTTCAGAAGATTTAAATTTCGCATACGCAATGAAAATGTGGGGCAAGGTTATCGGCGACACGTCCATGGAACTCAGAGGTGATTTAATGATCTCCATCATGAAAGAATCATTTAACAGCTACTATTTGTATTCAGATGACAATGAAATCGAGCCCGCGCAACTCgttaaaaataaagtttCTGGGATTTTGTTCGAAGACATGATTGACTATACAACATATTTCGGTACGAATATAGAATACATCCACGGTATCCATATGCTACCTATTATTCCTGCATCTAGCGAAACTAGGGGTCCAAAATTTGTCGCTGAAGAATGGAATCAAAAACTATCCGGAATAGTAGATGAACTAAACACTGGCTGGAGAAGCATACTCGAACTTAATCGAGCCCTATATGATCCCAAAGCATCCTACAATTTCTTTGCACAGAAAAATGTTAGTTATGCAGACTATTTAGACAGTGGCTTGAGTAGGACTTGGGCACTGGCATTTTCTGGTGGGCTTGCAAACACTTCTGACCTTTTATAG
- the PFF1 gene encoding Pff1p (similar to Ashbya gossypii AGL209W), with protein sequence MISCTEVLKSSLLFKRFVLQGKLIVRQMSVLRSLFRFRKTNLSTLLVITYALISVLYLWDHFRYQLTLPTDYNYSQMLEDAWFDLEIITQYPHPYASHANDKVHAYLLDRANEITRDSLFTEVSDDYGIGLKTLFRVEEDKNSSTAESKVIYYESSNVLARVQGRNPNLPGLLLSAHYDSVPSSFGATDDGMGIVSMLAILTHYAKNQPERTLVFNFNNNEEFGLAGAEAFFEHPWSKELLYVVNLEGTGAGGKAVLFRTSDVSTASVYADAVRQQPFGNSIYQQGFYTGNIGSETDFKVYENKGLRGWDIAFYRPRNLYHTAKDTVLYTSKQSLWHMLNTALQLTNYMAINQPDMTDSSTAVYFDLFGKWFVVWSAKKLFYWNCILLALFPSILAVLFLVAQDLQALKVNFCAALLRLPSSVAVAYFGVKFFQVLVGHCNPYVFSRDYTSPILAESSLFIFINYLILSSWEKFRPLRDFKTVALVQVSLVLWIYLISVTRWLRDSNYTATGVYPFTVGYTFVSIGAIIGVFCATFKAKVSVLKNRYRRISNFDVEQRTGEPSEAPQVIISVDAGTEHTESTPLLNPNIPSACSKLPATAGSKSEVCKSIVTNVLNYDWSIQFLVVTPPVTYFTWVCMDLIMGAMNQTIQESAKSTTFVTHMALIGSLLLSLPLLPFTYKLHSHVGLLFLVMATVTSMWTISASPFTESSPLKLKFQQTIDLDIKNSSSVYLYGREKAFMEPVLKNIPSVTSFACDEFNGNGVDVCEYTGTLPRMFERFHSMGTDWHDIMSVEVIRDDRNSTKRTPYQPITAELRINVEDNRVCTLSFNSTAFQHWKHGTSPLREVTIIHNGTSNISSFRTVAVKKNGYYKDEYGNDHYRWNNGITELQLHKLDFKHDHYSVGLEWIPQVLYRSHQDNYVFYDEEDDLLGVSVTCYWGEYDTGSITDGFATTNVPAYDELRKYSPKHIIYSSKDKGMISVKKYVEL encoded by the coding sequence ATGATATCCTGTACCGaggttttgaaaagtaGTCTGTTGTTTAAAAGATTTGTGCTTCAGGGAAAGTTAATTGTGAGACAGATGAGTGTTCTCAGGTCTCTGTTTCGGTTTAGGAAGACCAACCTAAGTACTTTATTGGTGATCACGTATGCGTTGATCTCAGTGTTGTACCTTTGGGATCACTTTCGTTACCAGCTTACGTTACCAACTGATTATAATTATTCGCAAATGTTGGAAGATGCATGGTTTGATTTGGAAATTATCACGCAATATCCCCATCCTTATGCATCACATGCGAATGATAAAGTCCATGCTTACTTGTTGGATCGAGCTAATGAAATTACGAGAGACTCTTTGTTTACAGAAGTGTCGGATGATTATGGAATAGGTTTGAAGACATTGTTTAGAGTCgaagaagataaaaatTCGTCGACAGCTGAATCTAAGGTCATTTATTATGAATCTTCGAATGTTTTGGCTAGGGTTCAAGGTAGGAACCCCAATTTACCAGGGTTATTGTTATCTGCACACTATGACAGTGTGCCATCTAGTTTTGGTGCCACTGATGATGGTATGGGGATTGTTTCCATGTTGGCCATTCTAACGCACTATGCGAAGAACCAACCAGAGCGTACCTTAGTGTTtaatttcaacaataatgAGGAGTTTGGATTGGCAGGTGCTGAAGCATTTTTCGAACACCCATGGTCGAAGGAACTCTTATATGTTGTAAACTTGGAGGGGACTGGTGCTGGTGGAAAGGCAGTATTGTTTAGGACATCAGATGTTTCTACTGCGTCTGTATACGCAGATGCTGTTCGTCAGCAACCATTCGGTAATTCAATTTACCAGCAAGGATTTTACACGGGTAATATTGGTTCTGAAACTGACTTTAAAGTATACGAAAATAAGGGCTTACGTGGATGGGACATTGCCTTCTATAGGCCAAGAAATCTATACCACACTGCCAAGGATACTGTGTTGTATACGAGTAAGCAATCCTTATGGCATATGTTGAACACTGCATTGCAGTTGACAAATTATATGGCGATTAACCAGCCTGATATGACAGACAGCTCTACTGCTGTATACtttgatttgtttggtAAATGGTTTGTGGTCTGGTCTGCCAAGAAATTATTTTACTGGAACTGCATTTTATTGGCATTGTTCCCATCTATTCTTGCTGTGTTATTCCTTGTAGCGCAGGATCTGCAAGCCTTAAAAGTGAACTTCTGCGCCGCTCTGTTGAGACTACCGTCTTCTGTGGCTGTAGCATATTTTGGTGTGAAATTCTTCCAGGTGTTAGTTGGCCATTGTAACCCTTATGTGTTTTCTCGTGATTACACATCTCCAATATTGGCGGAATCTTCTTtattcattttcattaattatCTCATTTTATCTTCGTGGGAAAAATTCCGTCCTTTGCGTGACTTTAAGACAGTGGCATTGGTGCAGGTTTCTCTGGTTCTATGGATTTACTTAATATCTGTGACGCGCTGGCTTCGTGATTCAAACTATACAGCCACCGGTGTATACCCTTTTACAGTAGGATATACTTTCGTCTCGATAGGTGCCATTATTGGTGTGTTCTGCGCAACTTTCAAAGCAAAAGTGTCAGTTCTGAAAAATAGATACCGGCGCATTAGTAATTTTGACGTGGAGCAGCGCACCGGTGAACCTTCTGAGGCACCTCAGGTAATCATTTCTGTGGATGCTGGAACTGAACACACAGAAAGTACACCATTATTGAACCCAAATATACCGTCTGCATGTTCAAAATTGCCTGCTACTGCAGGCTCCAAGAGCGAAGTGTGTAAGAGTATTGTTACGAATGTGTTAAACTACGATTGGAGTATTCAATTTTTGGTAGTCACTCCACCAGTAACATATTTCACTTGGGTGTGTATGGACTTAATTATGGGAGCCATGAATCAAACCATTCAGGAAAGTGCAAAGAGCACCACTTTTGTGACACACATGGCTTTAATAGGCAGTTTGTTGTTATCCTTGCCATTACTTCCATTTACTTACAAATTGCATTCACACGTTGGATTACTGTTCCTTGTTATGGCCACTGTAACGTCAATGTGGACTATATCGGCTTCTCCTTTTACAGAGTCCTCTCcattaaaattgaaattccAGCAAACTATTGATTTGGATATaaaaaattcttcttcagtatatttatatggACGTGAAAAAGCATTTATGGAGCCAGTTTTAAAGAACATTCCAAGTGTTACAAGCTTCGCATGTGATGAGTTCAATGGTAATGGTGTAGACGTATGTGAATACACCGGTACACTTCCAAGAATGTTTGAACGTTTTCACTCTATGGGTACTGATTGGCATGACATAATGTCAGTTGAGGTGATTAGAGATGATCGTAATTCTACAAAGAGAACGCCTTATCAGCCTATTACTGCCGAGCTAAGAATAAATGTTGAAGATAATAGAGTTTGTACCTTGTCATTTAACAGCACGGCATTCCAACATTGGAAACATGGAACCTCACCATTAAGGGAAGTTACAATAATTCATAATGGCACTTCAAACATATCATCTTTCCGAACCGTGGCAGTTAAAAAAAACGGTTATTATAAAGATGAATACGGCAACGACCATTACCGTTGGAATAATGGTATCACTGAGCTACAGTTGCATAAACTTGATTTTAAACATGACCACTACTCTGTGGGGTTGGAGTGGATTCCACAGGTTCTGTATCGCAGTCACCAAGATAATTACGTCTtttatgatgaagaagatgatttaTTAGGTGTCAGTGTTACCTGCTATTGGGGTGAATATGACACTGGTTCTATCACTGATGGATTTGCAACGACAAATGTTCCTGCATATGACGAATTGAGGAAGTATTCACCAAAACATATCATATACTCAAGTAAGGACAAGGGTATGATTTCAGTGAAAAAATACGTTGAATTATAA